Proteins from one Amycolatopsis benzoatilytica AK 16/65 genomic window:
- the ssd gene encoding septum site-determining protein Ssd, translated as MATAQPLVVADEGTVFEEIRRVAAVVGCEFDHATDLATARGRWTRAPLVVVDEDAAIADRPALPTRESVVLVCKGAPGLETWRRAAALGARRVLSLPDDEADLTGAFADVTEAPAEHPGPVIAFIGGRGGAGASVLAAAVAVEADRSTPALLVDCDPLGGGLDLPLGLEHAEGLRWPEVRLSGRVSVPSLIASLPTRGTLPVLSCGRDGEGPTPRALSAVVTAGRRAGRTVVCDLARQAMETTAAVAALADLIVLVVPVEFRACMAAQQVLSHLRPHATRFAIVASGHPVDGVSPARTAALLGPPMVAELRPERRVAATLESGEFALPPKGPLAAAARAVLAELRAPFVAQAA; from the coding sequence ATGGCCACCGCACAACCGCTCGTCGTCGCAGACGAAGGCACGGTGTTCGAAGAGATCCGCCGCGTCGCCGCTGTCGTCGGCTGCGAGTTCGACCACGCGACCGACCTCGCGACCGCGCGCGGACGCTGGACCCGTGCCCCGCTGGTGGTGGTGGACGAGGACGCGGCCATCGCCGATCGGCCGGCGTTGCCGACCCGCGAAAGCGTCGTGCTCGTCTGCAAGGGCGCCCCGGGCTTGGAAACCTGGCGGCGCGCCGCCGCGCTGGGCGCTCGCCGGGTGCTCAGCCTGCCTGACGACGAAGCCGACCTGACTGGCGCGTTCGCCGACGTCACCGAGGCTCCCGCTGAACATCCCGGCCCGGTCATCGCGTTCATCGGCGGCCGAGGAGGGGCCGGCGCGTCGGTGCTGGCCGCCGCCGTCGCGGTAGAAGCGGACCGCAGCACCCCGGCTCTCTTGGTGGACTGCGATCCATTGGGCGGCGGACTGGACTTGCCATTGGGCTTGGAACACGCAGAGGGCCTGCGATGGCCCGAAGTTCGCCTGTCCGGACGCGTCTCCGTTCCGTCCTTGATCGCGTCCCTGCCGACCCGAGGCACCCTTCCCGTGCTGTCCTGCGGCCGAGACGGCGAGGGCCCGACCCCCCGCGCGTTGTCCGCGGTGGTGACCGCCGGCCGCCGGGCTGGCCGCACCGTGGTGTGCGACCTGGCCCGGCAAGCGATGGAGACCACCGCCGCGGTAGCCGCGCTGGCCGACTTGATCGTCCTGGTGGTCCCGGTCGAATTCCGTGCCTGCATGGCAGCGCAACAAGTGCTGTCTCACCTTCGCCCGCACGCCACCCGCTTCGCGATTGTCGCAAGTGGACATCCGGTGGACGGCGTCTCGCCCGCGCGTACTGCGGCCCTGCTCGGCCCGCCGATGGTTGCCGAACTGCGCCCAGAACGCCGCGTCGCCGCCACCCTGGAATCCGGTGAGTTCGCCTTGCCGCCCAAGGGCCCGCTGGCCGCCGCCGCGCGCGCCGTCCTGGCCGAGTTGCGCGCTCCGTTCGTCGCCCAGGCCGCCTGA
- a CDS encoding TadA family conjugal transfer-associated ATPase, with translation MTTEFVERVRHRLAGDSRNADAIAVAEAVRAEAGGALSHDAVLAAVRQARDEFLGAGPLAPLLDDDTTTDVLVTAPDEVWTDGPAGLIRTSIRFADEAAVRRLAQRLALAAGRRLDDAQPYVDGWLPVRQGRVRVHAVLPPIAANGTCLSLRVLRPAAYDLAALQDAGTFDQASAAVLRTIIKHRLSFLVTGGTGAGKTTLLSALLGAVAPTERIICVEDAGELRPTHPQFVSLVARPANVEGAGSVELPELVRQALRMRPDRLVVGEVRGAEVCSLLTALNTGHDGGACTLHANSPAEAPARLEALAALGGLPRDALHSQLAAAVRVILHLRRTDTGRRLAEIAILQRYHGEVRTQTVWRDGGWTRHRALFTALTDAGNQTGPSRDVLSARPVTR, from the coding sequence ATGACCACCGAATTCGTGGAGCGAGTCCGCCACCGCTTGGCCGGCGACAGCCGTAACGCCGACGCGATCGCCGTAGCCGAAGCAGTACGCGCCGAAGCGGGAGGTGCGCTGAGCCACGACGCAGTGCTCGCGGCAGTCCGTCAGGCTCGCGACGAGTTCCTCGGCGCCGGACCGCTGGCCCCGTTGCTGGACGACGACACCACCACCGATGTCCTGGTCACGGCACCCGACGAGGTGTGGACGGACGGCCCGGCCGGCCTGATCCGCACCTCGATCCGGTTCGCCGACGAAGCCGCTGTCCGCCGCCTGGCTCAGCGCCTCGCGCTGGCAGCCGGCCGTCGTCTGGATGATGCACAACCGTATGTGGACGGTTGGCTCCCCGTCCGCCAAGGCCGTGTCCGCGTCCACGCGGTTCTGCCACCCATCGCAGCGAACGGCACCTGCCTTTCACTGCGTGTCCTTCGCCCCGCCGCGTACGACCTGGCCGCCCTCCAGGACGCTGGCACGTTCGACCAAGCCAGTGCGGCGGTCCTGCGCACAATCATCAAGCACCGGTTGAGCTTCCTGGTCACCGGCGGCACTGGCGCGGGCAAAACCACGCTCCTCAGCGCACTGCTCGGTGCGGTCGCCCCGACCGAACGCATCATCTGTGTGGAAGATGCCGGAGAACTGCGTCCGACTCACCCGCAGTTCGTAAGCCTGGTAGCTCGGCCCGCGAACGTCGAAGGTGCTGGCTCCGTCGAACTCCCGGAACTGGTTCGCCAAGCCTTGCGAATGCGGCCAGACCGACTGGTAGTCGGAGAAGTCCGCGGTGCGGAAGTGTGCTCCCTGCTCACCGCGCTGAACACCGGCCACGACGGCGGTGCCTGCACGCTGCACGCGAATTCCCCAGCGGAAGCCCCCGCAAGGCTGGAAGCCCTGGCCGCACTGGGCGGCCTCCCACGAGACGCCCTGCACAGTCAGCTGGCCGCGGCCGTCCGGGTAATCCTCCACCTGCGTCGGACGGACACCGGCCGCCGCCTGGCCGAGATCGCGATACTCCAGCGCTACCACGGAGAAGTGCGCACCCAAACCGTCTGGCGCGACGGCGGCTGGACACGTCACCGCGCGCTTTTCACCGCCCTGACCGACGCCGGAAACCAGACCGGTCCTTCGCGCGACGTGCTCTCCGCACGTCCGGTGACCAGATGA
- a CDS encoding type II secretion system F family protein: protein MISAWPFLCAGSGMLCWPTTPSRLVPVRRVRLPALPRQALWLLPAAAVLPLAGIGAAIATVLLTFTARQEWRSRKETVKSLTRAERTATVLRTMTAELRAGAHLITAAEAAADAVPELSGELHNLATAARLDGSLESTDLSALAQAWNLTRRHGLPIADALDAARRAVDAEAAFARRLHAKMAGPRMSATVLTVLPVGCLAMGQLIGANPLAVLTETVLGQAFLIAGATLLWAGTAWSRSLTNRKAAP, encoded by the coding sequence ATGATCTCCGCCTGGCCGTTCCTCTGCGCCGGATCGGGAATGCTCTGCTGGCCGACCACTCCCAGCCGGCTCGTCCCGGTCCGGAGAGTCCGTTTACCGGCCCTGCCACGGCAAGCGCTGTGGTTGCTCCCCGCTGCTGCCGTCCTGCCGCTAGCCGGAATCGGTGCCGCGATCGCGACCGTGCTGCTCACTTTCACGGCCCGCCAGGAATGGCGCAGCAGAAAGGAAACCGTCAAATCCCTGACTCGTGCAGAACGCACGGCGACCGTCCTGCGCACCATGACCGCCGAACTCCGAGCTGGCGCGCACCTCATCACCGCAGCCGAAGCCGCCGCCGACGCGGTCCCGGAACTGTCCGGAGAACTCCACAACCTGGCCACCGCCGCACGCTTAGACGGATCCCTCGAATCCACTGACCTTTCTGCGCTGGCACAAGCCTGGAACCTGACCCGGCGGCACGGCCTGCCCATCGCCGACGCGCTGGATGCCGCCCGCCGCGCGGTAGACGCGGAAGCTGCTTTTGCCCGTCGACTCCACGCCAAGATGGCTGGCCCGCGAATGAGCGCGACGGTCCTGACCGTACTGCCGGTCGGGTGCTTGGCCATGGGCCAGCTCATCGGTGCCAACCCGCTGGCCGTCCTGACCGAAACCGTGCTTGGACAAGCCTTTCTGATCGCCGGCGCAACTCTGCTCTGGGCCGGGACCGCCTGGTCCCGCTCCCTCACCAACCGCAAGGCGGCCCCATGA
- a CDS encoding type II secretion system F family protein, whose product MTALALVLSGAALVLWPGTSVPRRLPQPPCPRRTIRPQIWHAAAAIATAVSIAIVAGIPAGLAAGGIGWWLLRRSRRPGTADDSAHRLSSASVLDLLAACLRAGMPIPIALETVSAGAPPETGNALCATANLLALGAEPAPAWAPVRAQPGFAELAVAATRTVRSGAALASTADDLARRLRDGLGVEAEERAERAGVALALPVGLCFLPAFFALGVLPVVLGLAGRIGGLL is encoded by the coding sequence ATGACCGCACTGGCCCTGGTTCTGTCCGGAGCCGCACTCGTGCTCTGGCCCGGAACCTCAGTACCCCGACGTCTGCCGCAACCCCCATGCCCACGCCGCACTATTCGCCCGCAGATCTGGCACGCCGCCGCGGCCATCGCGACTGCGGTCTCGATCGCGATCGTCGCTGGAATCCCCGCCGGTCTCGCCGCCGGTGGCATCGGCTGGTGGCTTCTGCGCCGGTCTCGCCGCCCCGGAACGGCAGACGACTCAGCGCACCGGCTCAGCTCCGCGTCGGTCCTGGATCTCCTGGCGGCCTGCCTCCGCGCCGGAATGCCGATACCGATCGCCTTGGAAACCGTCTCTGCCGGCGCGCCCCCGGAAACTGGGAATGCCCTGTGCGCCACCGCAAACCTTCTCGCGCTCGGTGCCGAACCGGCACCTGCCTGGGCTCCGGTCCGCGCCCAGCCGGGATTCGCCGAACTGGCTGTAGCGGCCACCCGCACCGTGCGGTCCGGGGCAGCGCTCGCCTCGACCGCGGATGATCTGGCCCGCCGCCTGCGCGACGGACTGGGCGTCGAAGCCGAAGAACGAGCCGAACGAGCCGGCGTCGCTCTGGCACTGCCGGTGGGTTTGTGTTTCCTGCCCGCGTTCTTCGCCCTCGGCGTGCTGCCGGTAGTGCTCGGCCTTGCCGGGCGGATCGGTGGCCTGCTGTGA
- a CDS encoding DUF4244 domain-containing protein, whose product MRFLPGDDGTTTVEYAIGTVAAAAFAVALYVLLSGDSVSETLAGLVQRALTAAT is encoded by the coding sequence ATGCGGTTCCTGCCCGGAGACGACGGCACCACCACCGTCGAATACGCGATCGGCACAGTGGCCGCGGCGGCGTTCGCCGTGGCGCTCTACGTCCTGCTCAGCGGAGACTCCGTCTCCGAGACCTTGGCCGGGCTCGTTCAACGAGCCCTGACAGCGGCCACCTGA
- a CDS encoding TadE family type IV pilus minor pilin has product MAGRRRDSGFVTVEAAVSLGALTAVLAVLLAGTSAIAGHLRCLDAAREAARLTAAGQPGAAAAVIETIAPQGARLTVHRTGDGLTAEVTTTALSALHLSATAYAIAEPGTAP; this is encoded by the coding sequence ATGGCTGGCCGTCGCCGGGACAGCGGCTTCGTCACCGTGGAAGCCGCAGTTTCGCTAGGTGCGTTGACAGCGGTACTGGCTGTGCTGCTGGCCGGAACAAGCGCGATCGCCGGGCACCTCCGTTGCCTGGACGCAGCCCGCGAAGCCGCCCGCCTGACGGCGGCTGGACAACCAGGTGCCGCCGCCGCAGTGATCGAAACGATCGCTCCGCAAGGCGCTCGCCTGACCGTCCATCGCACCGGCGACGGCCTCACCGCCGAAGTGACCACCACAGCGTTGTCGGCGCTGCACCTCAGTGCGACCGCCTACGCCATCGCCGAACCAGGTACCGCCCCATGA
- a CDS encoding Rv3654c family TadE-like protein, translating into MTRESNDAGVATVWTALAAAALIALTVLVWWLAAAITARHGTEAAADLGALAAAAHAADGPTTACARAEEVADHERAVMISCRWHNRDAYVEVRAATAPIPGLPAPTAKARAGPAEAPP; encoded by the coding sequence ATGACCCGCGAATCGAACGACGCTGGCGTTGCCACTGTGTGGACAGCCTTGGCCGCAGCAGCGTTGATCGCCTTAACGGTCCTGGTGTGGTGGCTGGCAGCGGCAATTACTGCCCGCCACGGCACCGAAGCCGCGGCTGACCTAGGCGCACTGGCCGCGGCGGCCCACGCAGCGGACGGACCCACCACCGCCTGCGCCCGAGCCGAGGAGGTCGCTGACCACGAACGTGCGGTAATGATCAGCTGCCGCTGGCACAACCGCGATGCTTATGTGGAAGTCCGCGCCGCCACCGCGCCGATACCCGGACTGCCCGCCCCGACCGCGAAGGCTCGCGCCGGCCCGGCAGAAGCTCCGCCGTAG
- a CDS encoding bifunctional DNA primase/polymerase — protein MLDANWPDSWRNAFRIELRAEAIGLAWRGWPVLPGATPEQITAEGDDLTWRRPVPVRDDWRELVGSHAHQVAGWFTDRTHSLLVATGTVLDAVEVDQELGKRAARLLRAVGHPAPIVAMPNGRWLFLTQVAKAMPAELDERVSVQWHGAGSYIPLPPSPFQHGVVHWRVKPEVCGWQLPDAAEVQDVLVRALAAEHAASLVETAAA, from the coding sequence ATGTTGGACGCGAATTGGCCGGACAGCTGGCGGAACGCCTTCCGCATCGAACTGCGTGCGGAGGCGATCGGCCTCGCCTGGCGCGGCTGGCCGGTGCTTCCGGGGGCGACCCCGGAGCAGATCACCGCGGAGGGGGACGACCTCACCTGGCGCCGCCCGGTGCCGGTGCGCGACGACTGGCGTGAGCTGGTCGGGTCGCACGCTCACCAGGTCGCCGGTTGGTTCACCGACCGGACGCACAGCCTGCTCGTGGCCACCGGCACCGTGCTCGACGCGGTCGAGGTCGACCAGGAACTGGGCAAGCGCGCGGCGCGGCTGCTGCGTGCGGTCGGGCACCCGGCGCCCATCGTCGCGATGCCGAACGGGCGCTGGTTGTTCCTCACTCAGGTTGCCAAGGCGATGCCGGCCGAGCTCGACGAGCGGGTTTCGGTGCAGTGGCATGGTGCGGGCAGCTACATCCCGCTGCCGCCGTCGCCGTTCCAGCACGGTGTCGTGCACTGGCGGGTGAAGCCGGAGGTGTGCGGCTGGCAGCTGCCGGACGCCGCCGAGGTCCAGGACGTGCTGGTGCGAGCCCTCGCCGCCGAGCACGCTGCGTCGCTGGTCGAGACCGCCGCCGCCTGA
- a CDS encoding DEAD/DEAH box helicase, which yields MAGERGRRLLDRVTAGIPATQNPVTHVERLPARAAGHAPWPEWAPSAVVAALRAAGVEKPWQHQVSAASLAQAGTHVVVSTGTASGKSLAYQLPVLTALTCDAKASALYLSPTKALGADQLRSVSSLDVPGVRAAAFDGDTPMTERDWVRAHANWVFSNPDMLHRGILSAHARWAQFFRRLRYVVVDECHSYRGVFGSHVALLLRRLRRVAEHYGASPVFVLASATTAEPASFASRLTGVPCSAVTEDASPRGARTVALWEPPLLDELTGENGAPVRRPAGAETARILAELVIEGARSLAFVRSRRGAELTALGARRLLSEVDPRLADTVAAYRSGYLPEERRALEQALLSGRLLAVATTNALELGVDIAGLDAVVLAGYPGTLASFWQQSGRAGRSGDEALVVFVARDDPLDTYLVYHPAALLERPVETAVLDPANPYVLGPQLACAVAELPLTEPELDGFGGEAARAVLSDLAEEKLLRRRSSGWYWTSRDRPHAEVGIRGSGGDQIAVVEADSGRMLGTVDPGSACYAVHPGAVYLHQGSSYVVDELELETGLALVHAEDPDWTTSPREIVDISVLSTESHCRHGEVTVCLGEVAVTSQVVGYLRRRPSGEVLDHTPLDLPKQSLHTRAVWYTVSAELLESPVGALGSAATAGETAAAGESDSAAAETTAADVPAATSEFPSAAEGSEVTAGPALGRASRKPVGTGGTSSVVGVTGEVSGSPAHGRGSGAGAEGGVVAGSEVASVGTGGACRTPGGAGLIPARVPGALHAAEHAAIGLLPLFATCDRWDIGGVSTAWHEDTGEATVFVHDGHPGGAGFADRGYAAIVPWLAATREAIVSCECPTGCPSCVQSPKCGNGNDPLDKAGAVTVLDAVLGALRRHGEQCGHGGS from the coding sequence GTGGCGGGAGAGCGCGGACGAAGGCTGCTGGACCGGGTCACGGCAGGGATTCCGGCGACCCAGAACCCGGTGACGCACGTCGAGCGGCTGCCGGCGCGCGCGGCCGGTCACGCGCCCTGGCCGGAGTGGGCGCCCTCCGCGGTAGTCGCCGCGTTGCGGGCCGCCGGGGTCGAGAAACCGTGGCAGCACCAGGTCAGCGCGGCTTCGCTGGCGCAGGCGGGCACGCACGTCGTGGTGTCGACGGGCACTGCGTCCGGGAAGTCGCTGGCGTATCAGCTGCCGGTGCTGACCGCCTTGACCTGCGATGCGAAGGCGAGCGCGCTGTACCTGTCGCCGACCAAAGCGCTCGGCGCGGACCAGCTGCGCTCGGTGTCCTCTTTGGACGTGCCGGGCGTCCGTGCGGCCGCCTTCGACGGCGATACCCCGATGACAGAGCGCGACTGGGTGCGAGCGCACGCGAACTGGGTGTTCAGCAATCCCGACATGCTGCACCGCGGCATTCTTTCGGCGCACGCCCGATGGGCGCAGTTCTTCCGCCGGTTGCGCTACGTCGTGGTCGACGAATGCCACAGTTACCGAGGCGTCTTCGGGTCGCACGTTGCCCTGTTGTTACGCCGGTTGCGCCGAGTGGCGGAGCATTACGGCGCGTCCCCGGTCTTCGTGCTGGCATCGGCGACCACCGCCGAGCCCGCTTCGTTCGCCTCCCGGCTCACCGGTGTGCCGTGCTCTGCGGTCACCGAGGACGCTTCACCGCGCGGGGCGCGCACGGTCGCGCTGTGGGAGCCGCCGCTGCTGGACGAACTCACCGGAGAGAACGGCGCCCCGGTGCGCAGGCCGGCCGGGGCGGAGACCGCCCGGATCCTCGCCGAGCTGGTGATCGAAGGAGCCCGGTCGCTGGCGTTCGTCCGATCGCGGCGCGGTGCCGAGCTGACCGCGCTCGGCGCTCGCCGCTTACTGTCCGAAGTGGACCCACGACTGGCGGACACCGTGGCCGCCTACCGTTCCGGTTACCTGCCGGAAGAACGTCGAGCGCTGGAACAGGCGTTGCTTTCCGGCCGGCTGCTCGCCGTGGCGACCACGAACGCACTGGAGCTGGGCGTCGACATCGCCGGCCTGGACGCGGTGGTGCTGGCCGGTTATCCGGGAACTCTCGCGTCGTTCTGGCAGCAGTCCGGCCGTGCCGGGCGCTCCGGCGACGAGGCGCTGGTGGTTTTCGTCGCGCGCGACGATCCGCTGGACACCTATCTCGTGTACCACCCCGCCGCGCTGCTGGAACGCCCGGTGGAGACAGCCGTGCTGGATCCGGCGAACCCGTACGTGCTGGGCCCGCAGCTGGCCTGCGCGGTCGCCGAACTACCGCTCACCGAACCGGAACTGGATGGCTTCGGCGGCGAAGCGGCCCGGGCCGTGCTCTCGGACCTCGCCGAGGAGAAGCTGCTGCGCCGCCGTTCGAGCGGCTGGTACTGGACGTCCCGCGACCGCCCGCACGCCGAAGTCGGCATCCGCGGCTCAGGCGGCGACCAGATCGCCGTGGTGGAAGCGGATTCCGGCCGGATGCTGGGCACGGTGGACCCGGGTTCGGCGTGCTACGCCGTCCATCCGGGGGCGGTGTATCTGCATCAGGGCTCGTCGTATGTGGTGGACGAGCTGGAGTTGGAGACAGGTCTGGCCCTGGTGCACGCGGAGGACCCGGACTGGACGACTTCGCCCCGGGAGATCGTGGACATTTCGGTGCTCTCCACGGAATCGCACTGCCGGCACGGCGAGGTGACGGTGTGTCTGGGCGAGGTCGCGGTGACGTCGCAGGTCGTAGGTTATCTGCGACGGCGGCCGTCAGGTGAGGTGCTGGACCACACGCCGCTGGACCTGCCGAAGCAGAGTCTGCACACGAGAGCGGTCTGGTACACGGTCTCCGCGGAACTGCTGGAGTCTCCGGTTGGCGCGCTTGGCTCAGCGGCAACCGCTGGCGAGACCGCGGCCGCTGGCGAATCGGATTCCGCCGCTGCCGAGACAACGGCCGCCGATGTGCCAGCCGCGACGAGCGAATTCCCGTCGGCCGCGGAAGGCAGCGAGGTCACGGCCGGGCCCGCTCTGGGCCGGGCGTCGAGAAAACCGGTGGGGACCGGGGGCACCTCGTCGGTTGTCGGGGTAACCGGCGAAGTCTCGGGAAGTCCGGCGCACGGGCGGGGGTCCGGGGCCGGAGCGGAGGGCGGGGTGGTCGCAGGGTCGGAAGTGGCGTCGGTGGGGACCGGGGGCGCCTGCAGGACACCGGGGGGTGCCGGGTTGATCCCGGCACGCGTCCCCGGTGCCCTGCATGCCGCCGAGCACGCGGCGATCGGCCTGCTACCGCTGTTCGCTACGTGCGACCGCTGGGACATCGGCGGGGTGTCTACCGCGTGGCACGAGGACACCGGGGAGGCGACGGTGTTCGTGCACGATGGGCATCCCGGGGGTGCGGGGTTTGCCGACCGCGGTTATGCCGCTATCGTCCCGTGGCTGGCCGCTACGCGGGAGGCGATCGTCTCCTGCGAGTGCCCGACGGGCTGCCCGTCCTGCGTCCAGTCGCCGAAGTGCGGGAACGGCAACGATCCGCTGGACAAGGCGGGGGCGGTGACCGTACTGGATGCCGTGCTCGGGGCGTTGCGTCGGCACGGGGAACAGTGCGGCCACGGTGGTTCGTGA
- a CDS encoding sodium-translocating pyrophosphatase: MSRQFLAEGGLTLSGGGYTIVGVVAVVALAALAIGYVLLKEVLAAGQGTAKMQDIAKAVQEGAAAYLKRQRNTLAIFGAIVFLLLFALPADDWNERIGRSIFFLVGAAFSFTIGYLGMWLATQANLRVAAASREEGGRETAMRVAFRTGGVVGMITVGLGLFGAAVVVLVYTGQAPKVLEGFGFGAALIAMFMRVGGGIFTKAADVGADLVGKVEQGIPEDDPRNAATIADNVGDNVGDCAGMAADLFESYAVMLVAALILGSSAFGSSGLIFPLIVPAIGVITAVIGVYITKARAGEGGLVTINRSFYISAVISAVLSAIAAFVYLPSSFSDFGPSFAGNSGNPAVIATVAVIIGIVLAALILRITGYYTGTEHKPVQDVGKTSETGAATVILSGISVGFESAVYTALVIAAAVFGAYLLGGGVALFAVALAGTGLLTTVGVIVAMDTFGPVSDNAQGIAEMSGDVDEKAAQILTELDAVGNTTKAITKGIAIATAVLAATALFGSYSDAIAKAVGTTGSFVANIVSPATLVGVLIGAAVVFLFSGLAVNAVSRAAGAVVYEVRRQFRDIPGIMEGTTRPEYGKVVDIVTRDSLRELATPGLLAVFAPIAVGFGLGTGALAGYLAGAIATGTLMAIFLANSGGAWDNAKKLVEDGNHGGKGSDAHEATIIGDTVGDPFKDTAGPAINPLIKVMNLVSVLIAPAVVSLTLGGGADTTWRIVIAVVAVAVIVAAIVTSKRRGSVMSEAPAGAKA; this comes from the coding sequence ATGTCCCGGCAGTTCCTCGCGGAGGGCGGCCTCACGCTCTCCGGGGGTGGCTACACCATCGTCGGTGTGGTCGCCGTGGTCGCCCTTGCCGCATTGGCCATCGGGTACGTCCTGCTCAAGGAGGTGCTGGCCGCGGGCCAGGGCACCGCCAAGATGCAGGACATCGCGAAGGCTGTGCAGGAAGGTGCGGCTGCTTACCTGAAGCGGCAGCGCAACACCCTCGCCATCTTCGGCGCGATCGTGTTCCTGCTCCTGTTCGCGCTCCCCGCGGACGACTGGAACGAGCGGATCGGCCGGTCGATCTTCTTCCTCGTCGGGGCAGCGTTCTCGTTCACCATCGGCTACCTCGGCATGTGGCTGGCCACGCAGGCGAACCTGCGCGTGGCGGCCGCGTCGCGGGAAGAAGGCGGCCGCGAGACGGCGATGCGCGTAGCGTTCCGCACCGGCGGCGTGGTCGGCATGATCACCGTCGGCCTCGGTCTCTTCGGCGCGGCGGTGGTCGTGCTCGTCTACACCGGCCAGGCACCGAAGGTGTTGGAGGGCTTCGGTTTCGGCGCCGCGTTGATCGCGATGTTCATGCGGGTCGGCGGTGGCATCTTCACCAAGGCCGCGGACGTCGGCGCGGACCTGGTCGGCAAGGTCGAGCAGGGCATCCCGGAGGACGACCCGCGCAACGCGGCCACCATCGCCGACAACGTCGGCGACAACGTGGGCGACTGTGCCGGCATGGCCGCGGACCTCTTCGAGTCCTACGCGGTGATGCTGGTGGCCGCGCTCATCCTGGGCAGTTCCGCGTTCGGCTCGTCCGGCCTGATCTTCCCGCTGATCGTGCCGGCCATCGGGGTGATCACCGCGGTGATCGGCGTCTACATCACGAAGGCGCGGGCCGGCGAAGGCGGCCTGGTCACGATCAACCGCTCGTTCTACATCTCCGCGGTGATTTCCGCGGTGCTGTCGGCGATCGCCGCGTTCGTGTACCTGCCGAGCAGCTTCTCCGACTTCGGCCCGAGCTTCGCGGGCAACAGCGGCAACCCGGCGGTCATCGCGACCGTAGCGGTGATCATCGGCATCGTGCTGGCCGCGCTGATCCTGCGGATCACCGGCTACTACACCGGCACCGAGCACAAGCCGGTGCAGGACGTCGGCAAGACGTCGGAAACCGGTGCGGCGACGGTGATCCTGTCGGGTATCTCGGTCGGCTTCGAGTCGGCGGTGTACACCGCTCTGGTGATCGCCGCGGCCGTGTTCGGCGCCTACCTGCTCGGCGGCGGCGTCGCGCTGTTCGCGGTGGCGCTGGCCGGAACCGGCCTGCTGACCACCGTCGGCGTCATCGTCGCGATGGACACCTTCGGCCCGGTTTCGGACAACGCGCAGGGCATCGCCGAGATGTCCGGCGACGTCGACGAGAAGGCCGCGCAGATCCTCACCGAGCTGGACGCGGTCGGCAACACCACCAAGGCCATCACCAAGGGCATCGCGATCGCCACTGCCGTGCTGGCGGCGACCGCGCTGTTCGGGTCCTACTCGGACGCGATCGCGAAGGCGGTCGGCACCACCGGTTCGTTCGTGGCGAACATCGTCAGCCCGGCGACCCTGGTCGGCGTGCTCATCGGCGCGGCAGTGGTGTTCCTCTTCTCCGGCTTGGCGGTCAACGCGGTTTCGCGTGCCGCCGGCGCGGTGGTGTACGAGGTGCGCCGCCAGTTCCGCGACATTCCCGGGATCATGGAGGGCACCACGCGGCCCGAGTACGGCAAGGTCGTCGACATCGTCACCCGCGACTCGCTGCGGGAACTGGCGACGCCGGGTCTGCTCGCGGTGTTCGCACCGATCGCGGTCGGCTTCGGCCTCGGCACCGGCGCGCTCGCCGGCTACCTGGCCGGCGCGATCGCGACCGGCACCCTGATGGCGATCTTCCTCGCCAACTCCGGTGGCGCCTGGGACAACGCCAAGAAGCTCGTCGAGGACGGCAACCACGGCGGCAAGGGTTCGGACGCGCACGAGGCGACGATCATCGGCGACACCGTCGGCGACCCGTTCAAGGACACCGCCGGTCCGGCGATCAACCCGCTGATCAAGGTGATGAACCTGGTCTCGGTGCTGATCGCGCCCGCGGTGGTGTCGCTGACGCTCGGCGGCGGCGCGGACACCACGTGGCGGATCGTGATCGCCGTCGTGGCGGTCGCGGTGATCGTCGCGGCGATCGTCACGTCGAAGCGGCGCGGCAGCGTCATGTCGGAAGCCCCGGCCGGGGCCAAAGCCTGA